From Streptomyces sp. TLI_053, a single genomic window includes:
- a CDS encoding MIP/aquaporin family protein, with product MTTPVPPGTPLPKPTPPTDSPPPASRPTATTGRTAGARPATVAEPVADLPTVAPPPGHRLVAELVGTALLAVVVVGSGHQADALTPDAGLRFLANVGASAAALTVLITLFGPVSGGHLNPLITAGAWWTGRGTPVGLPLREAVGYAAAQTVGAVAGTGLADAMFGHPAFRLSEVPRGSGTLWLGEAVATGALLLVVTGATAAGRGRLVPGLVGLWVVAACWATSSGGFANPAVTLGRALTDGWTGIAPGSVPGFVLAQCAGAVAGTGLAVLLFDGRQRARSAVSEEPPR from the coding sequence GTGACCACGCCCGTACCGCCCGGCACGCCGCTGCCGAAGCCCACGCCGCCGACCGACTCCCCGCCACCGGCTTCCCGGCCGACCGCCACGACCGGCCGGACCGCCGGGGCACGACCGGCCACCGTGGCCGAGCCGGTCGCCGACCTGCCGACCGTCGCACCGCCGCCGGGCCACCGACTGGTGGCGGAGCTGGTCGGCACCGCCCTGCTGGCCGTCGTCGTGGTGGGCTCCGGACACCAGGCGGACGCGCTGACCCCGGACGCCGGGCTGCGCTTCCTGGCGAACGTCGGCGCCTCGGCGGCGGCCCTGACGGTGCTGATCACCCTGTTCGGCCCGGTCTCCGGCGGGCACCTCAACCCGCTGATCACCGCGGGCGCCTGGTGGACCGGCCGGGGCACCCCCGTCGGGCTGCCGCTGCGCGAGGCGGTCGGGTACGCCGCCGCGCAGACCGTCGGCGCGGTGGCGGGCACCGGACTGGCCGACGCGATGTTCGGACACCCCGCGTTCCGGCTGTCGGAGGTACCGCGCGGGAGCGGCACGCTGTGGCTGGGCGAGGCGGTGGCCACCGGAGCCCTGCTGCTGGTGGTGACCGGGGCGACGGCCGCCGGGCGGGGGCGGCTGGTCCCGGGACTGGTCGGCCTCTGGGTGGTCGCGGCCTGCTGGGCGACCTCCTCGGGCGGCTTCGCCAATCCGGCCGTGACGCTGGGCCGGGCGCTCACCGACGGCTGGACCGGGATCGCGCCCGGATCGGTCCCCGGCTTCGTGCTCGCCCAGTGCGCGGGGGCGGTGGCCGGGACCGGCCTGGCGGTGCTGCTGTTCGACGGCCGGCAGCGTGCGCGCTCCGCCGTCAGCGAGGAGCCGCCCCGCTGA
- a CDS encoding ATP-binding protein has protein sequence MSNACRYARPLGPLPALGRGARAEAAEPLLVGAPPRAVGPAAPAAAPGEPDEDAGGVLVRWQMHADGVLTLEVTDGGSPTRPAPSSPSLTSHGGRGLSIVDQLASDWGVRDAPGEVTVWAALPARARHARRTAG, from the coding sequence TTGAGCAACGCCTGTCGCTACGCCCGGCCGCTCGGGCCGCTGCCGGCCCTCGGCCGGGGCGCCCGCGCCGAGGCGGCGGAACCGCTGCTGGTCGGCGCACCGCCCCGGGCGGTCGGCCCGGCGGCACCGGCCGCCGCTCCCGGCGAGCCCGACGAGGACGCGGGCGGCGTACTGGTCCGCTGGCAGATGCACGCCGACGGGGTGCTCACCCTGGAGGTGACCGACGGCGGCTCGCCGACCCGGCCCGCGCCGTCCAGCCCCTCGCTGACCTCGCACGGCGGCCGGGGACTGAGCATCGTGGACCAGCTGGCGAGCGACTGGGGCGTGCGCGACGCACCGGGCGAGGTGACGGTCTGGGCGGCTCTCCCGGCCCGGGCCCGGCACGCCCGGCGGACGGCCGGCTGA
- a CDS encoding SigE family RNA polymerase sigma factor has protein sequence MSMAIGRAAQAAQVDQGRGVGLRRLLALLFGAREPQGAGEVLDVPVAAQTAGRRRAGFRLLAGGGRTREAGPTLTELYLTHRLSLVRLAVLLVDHQDQAEDVVQEAFAKLYQRHGDELDDLDNALAYLRTAVVNGARSVLRRRRTAREYVPPHEADAPSAEDHAVLHDEHRRVLVAMQELTARQREVLVLRYWSDLSESEIAEILAVSRGTVKSTASRALDALERKLGDAR, from the coding sequence ATGTCCATGGCCATCGGGCGGGCCGCCCAAGCCGCCCAGGTCGACCAGGGGCGGGGGGTCGGCCTCCGCCGGCTGCTGGCGCTGCTGTTCGGCGCCCGGGAGCCGCAGGGCGCCGGCGAGGTCCTCGACGTCCCGGTCGCCGCGCAGACGGCCGGCCGGCGCCGGGCCGGGTTCAGGCTGCTGGCCGGTGGCGGCCGGACCCGCGAGGCCGGGCCGACGCTGACCGAGCTCTACCTCACGCACCGGCTGAGCCTGGTCCGGCTCGCGGTCCTGCTGGTCGACCATCAGGACCAGGCGGAGGACGTCGTGCAGGAAGCTTTCGCCAAGCTGTACCAACGGCACGGCGACGAGCTCGACGACCTCGACAACGCGTTGGCCTATCTGCGCACGGCCGTGGTCAACGGCGCGCGCTCGGTGCTCCGGCGGCGCCGCACGGCCCGCGAGTACGTGCCGCCGCACGAGGCGGACGCGCCCTCGGCGGAGGACCACGCCGTCCTCCACGACGAGCACCGGCGGGTGCTGGTGGCCATGCAGGAGCTGACCGCGCGCCAGCGCGAGGTGCTGGTGCTGCGCTACTGGTCCGACCTGTCGGAGTCGGAGATCGCGGAGATCCTCGCGGTGTCGCGCGGCACCGTGAAGTCCACCGCGAGCCGGGCCCTGGACGCCCTGGAACGGAAGCTGGGGGACGCCCGATGA
- a CDS encoding bifunctional DNA primase/polymerase — protein MRDNPLRDDPRSRSAARAARLAGALSAATEHRWPVVPGTVLLAGGACSCGDEDCPVPGAHPHDPTLLAATADARMVRWWWERRCPDAPVLVATGRTVSAVSLPAAAGARALAYLAALRLRLGPVLAMPDRYAMLVAPYSLDALGEMLVQLPWVPGSLRYHGSGGFLPLPPGGGAGDRVRWVLPPRQGADGGVWLPQVGPLLGELVDAAVQLDSGRSAY, from the coding sequence ATGCGTGACAACCCACTGCGCGACGACCCGAGGAGCCGGTCGGCGGCCCGGGCGGCCCGGCTGGCCGGGGCCCTGTCGGCAGCCACCGAACACCGCTGGCCCGTGGTTCCCGGAACCGTCCTGCTCGCCGGCGGAGCGTGCTCCTGCGGCGACGAGGACTGCCCGGTGCCCGGGGCCCACCCGCACGACCCGACCCTGCTCGCGGCCACCGCCGACGCCCGGATGGTGCGCTGGTGGTGGGAGCGGCGCTGCCCCGACGCGCCGGTGCTGGTCGCGACCGGCCGGACGGTCTCCGCGGTCAGCCTGCCGGCGGCGGCCGGGGCCCGCGCGCTCGCCTATCTGGCCGCACTCCGGCTGCGGCTCGGCCCGGTGCTGGCCATGCCCGACCGCTACGCGATGCTGGTCGCCCCCTACTCGCTCGACGCGCTCGGCGAGATGCTCGTCCAACTCCCTTGGGTGCCGGGGTCGTTGCGCTACCACGGGAGTGGCGGATTCCTGCCGCTGCCGCCCGGCGGCGGGGCCGGGGACCGGGTGCGCTGGGTGCTGCCGCCCCGTCAGGGCGCCGACGGCGGCGTCTGGCTGCCCCAGGTCGGTCCACTGCTGGGCGAGTTGGTGGACGCGGCGGTCCAGCTGGACAGCGGCCGCTCGGCCTACTGA
- a CDS encoding MerR family transcriptional regulator — translation MNSGDEDSRTGLTVGAVARIAKVTVRTLHHYDEIGLLSPRGRTPAGYRRYDEADLGRLQRILFYRELGFPLEEIAAVLDDDSVSPSEHLRRQHRLLTDRIAHLQKLAAAVEHAMEAEKMGIQLTPEEKFELFGEHYREEWESEAEQRWGDTPAWAESQRRTGGYDKGDWQRIKAEADALNARLVELFTAGEPADGDPATDLAEAHRQHIRDNFYDCTYEIHRGLAGMYLADPRFTAVYEQLAPGLAQWLHDAVLANAARRAGGEG, via the coding sequence ATGAACAGCGGAGACGAGGACAGCCGCACCGGCCTCACGGTCGGCGCGGTGGCGCGGATCGCCAAGGTGACCGTCCGGACCCTGCACCACTACGACGAGATCGGCCTGCTGTCCCCCCGGGGCCGCACGCCGGCCGGCTACCGCCGGTACGACGAGGCCGACCTCGGCCGACTGCAGCGGATCCTGTTCTACCGCGAACTCGGGTTCCCCCTGGAGGAGATCGCGGCCGTCCTGGACGACGACTCGGTGAGCCCGAGCGAGCACCTGCGGCGCCAGCACCGGCTGCTGACCGACCGCATCGCCCACCTCCAGAAACTGGCCGCGGCCGTCGAACACGCCATGGAGGCAGAGAAGATGGGTATTCAGCTGACCCCGGAGGAGAAGTTCGAGCTCTTCGGCGAGCACTACCGCGAGGAGTGGGAGAGCGAGGCCGAGCAGCGCTGGGGCGACACCCCGGCCTGGGCGGAGTCCCAGCGCCGCACCGGCGGCTACGACAAGGGCGACTGGCAGCGGATCAAGGCCGAGGCGGACGCGCTCAACGCCCGCCTGGTCGAACTGTTCACCGCCGGCGAGCCCGCCGACGGCGACCCGGCGACGGACCTCGCCGAGGCGCACCGGCAGCACATCCGCGACAACTTCTACGACTGCACCTACGAGATCCACCGCGGTCTCGCTGGGATGTACCTCGCCGACCCGCGGTTCACCGCGGTCTACGAGCAGCTCGCGCCGGGCCTGGCCCAGTGGCTGCACGACGCCGTGCTCGCCAACGCGGCCCGCCGCGCGGGCGGGGAGGGCTGA
- a CDS encoding DUF5926 family protein codes for MGKKAAKKAPQRSQSTPAVTGDIPVVGAREDCPCGSGRRYKACHGREASHAVQELVHRPFEGLAGEADWVALRELVPAATVPLTLAAGVAEGANGEVPSVTLATVLPLAWPALRRQDGSILLGLQTQSSSGDLSRDLGDALELALAAEPGSPVPARRTVPGGRRLQDLLDPAAAFEPAVHTGFEFWLEDAETATGEVAASLERANASAIPTEKLAGLDSAYWCGTPDKNHLRWVMTVPEEQLLDALARLTAAEKSSLGPDTRLVGSFRAHGLTVPVWDLPVDMTAADCEKPAAEFAELLAATLADPAPLTADERRARANLVNRQVTLN; via the coding sequence ATGGGCAAGAAGGCCGCCAAGAAGGCGCCGCAGCGCAGCCAGTCCACCCCCGCCGTCACGGGCGACATCCCCGTGGTCGGGGCCCGCGAGGACTGCCCCTGCGGCTCGGGCCGCCGCTACAAGGCCTGCCACGGCCGCGAGGCCTCGCACGCGGTCCAGGAGCTCGTGCACCGCCCGTTCGAGGGCCTGGCCGGCGAGGCGGACTGGGTGGCGCTGCGCGAGCTGGTGCCCGCCGCCACCGTGCCGCTGACGCTGGCCGCCGGGGTCGCCGAGGGCGCCAACGGCGAGGTCCCGTCGGTCACCCTGGCCACCGTGCTGCCGCTGGCCTGGCCCGCGCTGCGCCGCCAGGACGGCTCGATCCTGCTGGGCCTGCAGACCCAGTCCTCCTCCGGCGACCTGAGCCGCGACCTCGGGGACGCCCTGGAGCTGGCCCTGGCCGCCGAGCCGGGCTCGCCGGTGCCGGCCCGCCGGACCGTGCCGGGCGGCCGCCGCCTGCAGGACCTGCTGGACCCCGCCGCCGCCTTCGAGCCGGCCGTGCACACCGGCTTCGAGTTCTGGCTCGAGGACGCCGAGACCGCCACCGGCGAGGTGGCCGCCTCGCTGGAGCGCGCCAACGCCTCGGCGATCCCGACCGAGAAGCTCGCCGGCCTCGACTCGGCGTACTGGTGCGGCACCCCGGACAAGAACCACCTGCGCTGGGTGATGACCGTGCCGGAGGAGCAGCTGCTGGACGCGCTGGCCCGGCTGACCGCCGCCGAGAAGTCCTCGCTCGGCCCGGACACCCGTCTGGTCGGCTCGTTCCGGGCGCACGGCCTGACCGTGCCGGTCTGGGACCTGCCGGTCGACATGACCGCGGCCGACTGCGAGAAGCCGGCCGCCGAGTTCGCCGAGCTCCTCGCGGCGACCCTCGCCGACCCGGCTCCGCTGACCGCGGACGAGCGGCGGGCCCGGGCGAACCTGGTGAACCGTCAGGTCACCCTGAACTAA
- a CDS encoding glycerophosphodiester phosphodiesterase family protein, with amino-acid sequence MTSPDVSPVTARTDRSVQVIAHRGSSHALPEHTLAAYRRALSEGADALECDVRVTADGQLVCVHDRRIGRVSDGRGTVSAMTLAELESHDFGAWKTGRPSEDPELRGVLRLESLLELAVDSGRPVDLAIETKHPVRFRGRVESELLRLLDRFGVGGAGAGRGTDAAATGADHGVSARIMSFSSVALARVAAAAPQYPRVFLFERGLVLRGRLRPGAPLPGGARIAGPGMDLVRARPGLVTRLRELGHQVHVWTVDEPADVELCLELGVSAIITNRPAEVLAQLGR; translated from the coding sequence GTGACCAGCCCTGATGTCTCACCCGTGACGGCCCGCACCGACCGGAGCGTCCAGGTGATCGCCCACCGCGGTTCCTCGCACGCCCTGCCCGAACACACCCTCGCCGCCTACCGCAGGGCGCTCTCCGAGGGGGCCGACGCGCTGGAGTGCGACGTCCGGGTGACCGCCGACGGACAGCTGGTCTGCGTGCACGACCGGCGGATCGGCCGGGTCTCGGACGGCCGGGGCACGGTCTCCGCGATGACCCTGGCCGAGCTGGAGTCGCACGACTTCGGCGCCTGGAAGACCGGCAGGCCGAGCGAGGACCCGGAGCTGCGCGGCGTGCTGCGGCTGGAGAGCCTGCTGGAGCTGGCCGTGGACTCCGGGCGCCCGGTGGACCTCGCGATCGAGACCAAGCACCCGGTGCGGTTCCGCGGCCGGGTGGAGTCCGAGCTGCTGCGGCTGCTGGACCGGTTCGGCGTCGGCGGGGCGGGCGCGGGCCGGGGCACCGACGCGGCGGCGACCGGCGCCGACCACGGCGTCAGCGCCCGGATCATGAGCTTCTCCTCCGTCGCGCTGGCCCGGGTGGCGGCCGCGGCGCCGCAGTACCCGAGGGTGTTCCTGTTCGAGCGCGGCCTGGTGCTGCGCGGGCGGCTGCGCCCCGGTGCGCCGCTGCCGGGCGGGGCGCGGATCGCCGGACCGGGCATGGACCTGGTGCGGGCCCGGCCGGGGCTGGTGACCAGGCTGCGCGAGCTGGGCCACCAGGTGCACGTGTGGACGGTCGACGAGCCGGCCGACGTCGAGCTGTGCCTCGAACTCGGCGTGTCGGCGATCATCACCAACCGCCCGGCGGAGGTGCTGGCCCAGCTCGGCCGGTGA
- a CDS encoding aminopeptidase P family protein: MTEDRTPAVAENPEAAGGDEEPQQFKGRKNGLYSEVSDELAASMKSGWADTELHGLTPVPQARYAAERRAALSAAHPGVRLVVPAGTLKIRSNDTDYGFRASSEYVHLTGDRTEDAVLVAEPTGATGHDFVLYLLPRSDRENGEFWLDGYGELWVGRRHSLTEQEQLLGLPVRDVRKAADELADRAADGVPTRIVRGYDAGLEAALADVLDAEQDAGFKEFLSGLRLVKDEWEIGELRAACAATVNGFTDCVRELGQAVATSERWIEGTFWRRARVEGNDVGYGSICAAGAHATTLHWVRNDGEVRPGELLLLDAGVETETLYTADVTRTLPINGRFDELQRKIYDAVYDAQEAGIAAVKPGARFRDFHDASQRVLAERLLAWGLLDASVYDVEKVLELGLQRRWTLHGTGHMLGLDVHDCAHSRTEEHVDALLVPGMVLTVEPGLYFQQDDLTVPEEYRGIGVRIEDDILVTADGNENLSAGLPRRAEDVEAWMASFDRG, from the coding sequence GTGACCGAGGACCGCACCCCGGCGGTGGCCGAGAACCCCGAGGCCGCCGGCGGCGACGAGGAACCGCAGCAGTTCAAGGGCCGCAAGAACGGCCTCTACTCCGAGGTCTCCGACGAACTCGCCGCGTCGATGAAGTCCGGCTGGGCCGACACCGAGCTGCACGGCCTGACCCCGGTCCCGCAGGCCCGCTACGCCGCCGAGCGCCGGGCCGCACTCTCGGCCGCCCACCCCGGCGTGCGCCTGGTCGTCCCGGCCGGCACCCTCAAGATCCGTTCCAACGACACCGACTACGGCTTCCGCGCTTCCAGCGAGTACGTCCACCTCACCGGTGACCGCACCGAGGACGCCGTACTGGTCGCCGAGCCCACCGGTGCCACCGGCCACGACTTCGTCCTCTACCTGCTGCCCCGCTCCGACCGCGAGAACGGCGAGTTCTGGCTCGACGGCTACGGCGAGCTCTGGGTCGGCCGCCGGCACAGCCTCACCGAGCAGGAGCAGCTGCTCGGCCTGCCGGTCCGCGACGTCCGCAAGGCCGCCGACGAGCTGGCCGACCGCGCCGCCGACGGCGTGCCGACCCGGATCGTGCGCGGCTACGACGCCGGCCTGGAGGCCGCGCTCGCCGACGTGCTGGACGCCGAGCAGGACGCCGGGTTCAAGGAGTTCCTGAGCGGCCTGCGGCTGGTCAAGGACGAGTGGGAGATCGGCGAGCTGCGCGCGGCCTGCGCCGCCACCGTCAACGGCTTCACCGACTGCGTGCGTGAGCTGGGCCAGGCCGTCGCCACCTCCGAGCGCTGGATCGAGGGCACCTTCTGGCGCCGCGCCCGCGTCGAGGGCAACGACGTCGGCTACGGCTCGATCTGCGCCGCCGGCGCGCACGCCACCACCCTGCACTGGGTGCGCAACGACGGCGAGGTCCGCCCCGGCGAGCTGCTGCTGCTGGACGCCGGCGTGGAGACGGAGACCCTCTACACCGCCGACGTCACCCGCACCCTGCCGATCAACGGGCGCTTCGACGAGCTGCAGCGGAAGATCTACGACGCGGTCTACGACGCCCAGGAGGCCGGTATCGCGGCCGTGAAGCCCGGCGCCCGCTTCCGCGACTTCCACGACGCCTCGCAGCGGGTGCTCGCCGAGCGGCTGCTCGCCTGGGGCCTGCTGGACGCCTCGGTGTACGACGTCGAGAAGGTCCTGGAGCTCGGCCTGCAGCGCCGTTGGACCCTGCACGGCACCGGCCACATGCTCGGCCTGGACGTCCACGACTGCGCCCACTCGCGCACCGAGGAGCACGTCGACGCGCTGCTGGTGCCGGGCATGGTCCTCACCGTGGAGCCCGGCCTCTACTTCCAGCAGGACGACCTGACCGTCCCCGAGGAGTACCGCGGCATCGGCGTCCGGATCGAGGACGACATCCTGGTCACCGCCGACGGCAACGAGAACCTCTCGGCCGGCCTGCCGCGCCGGGCCGAGGACGTCGAGGCGTGGATGGCCTCGTTCGACCGGGGCTGA
- a CDS encoding helix-turn-helix domain-containing protein → MAEQHSTGPATVAVTAATTDTAATTDTATGAVPGPVAVSIGRRPEPVHEVAVYAFDGMTPFELGVVVEVFGLARPELSGLLATPWYGLRVCADRPGTPLRSVGGFTLTAEHGLDDLAAADTVVVPGVPNAFGGTVSPALVEALRTAHERGARIVSICSGAFALAAAGLLDGQEATTHWRYAELLRQRHPAVRVNPDVLYVDNGSVLTSAGSAAGIDLCLHLVRRDHGAKVANSVARRFVVPPHRDGGQAQFIEAAVRPVEEEDDGVARSMQWALDHLADPLTVTGLARAARMSDRSYLRHFTARNGTSPMRWVISQRVAASLPLLEAPDGTVEEIAGAVGFESAATFRHHFGRVMRTSPTAYRRSFGRGAA, encoded by the coding sequence ATGGCCGAGCAGCACTCGACCGGGCCGGCAACCGTTGCCGTCACCGCCGCGACCACCGACACCGCCGCCACCACCGACACGGCCACCGGTGCCGTCCCCGGCCCGGTGGCCGTCAGCATCGGGCGGCGGCCGGAGCCGGTGCACGAGGTCGCGGTCTACGCCTTCGACGGCATGACTCCGTTCGAACTCGGTGTCGTGGTCGAGGTGTTCGGCCTGGCCCGGCCCGAGCTGAGCGGGCTGCTGGCCACCCCCTGGTACGGGCTGCGGGTGTGCGCCGACCGCCCCGGTACCCCGCTCCGCTCGGTCGGCGGATTCACCCTCACCGCCGAACACGGCCTCGACGACCTCGCCGCCGCCGACACCGTGGTGGTCCCCGGCGTACCGAACGCGTTCGGCGGGACGGTCTCCCCCGCCCTGGTCGAGGCGCTGCGCACCGCGCACGAGCGCGGCGCCCGGATCGTCTCGATCTGCTCCGGGGCCTTCGCCCTGGCCGCCGCCGGTCTGCTCGACGGTCAGGAGGCCACCACCCACTGGCGGTACGCCGAACTGCTGCGGCAGCGCCACCCGGCCGTCCGGGTCAACCCGGACGTGCTCTACGTGGACAACGGATCGGTGCTGACCAGCGCGGGCAGCGCGGCCGGGATCGACCTCTGCCTGCACCTGGTCCGGCGCGACCACGGCGCGAAGGTGGCCAACAGCGTGGCCCGCCGGTTCGTCGTGCCGCCGCACCGGGACGGCGGCCAGGCCCAGTTCATCGAGGCCGCCGTCCGGCCGGTCGAGGAGGAGGACGACGGCGTCGCCCGCTCGATGCAGTGGGCACTGGACCACCTGGCCGACCCGCTCACGGTCACCGGGCTGGCCCGGGCCGCCCGGATGTCCGACCGCTCCTACCTGCGTCACTTCACCGCCCGCAACGGCACCAGCCCGATGCGTTGGGTGATCAGCCAGCGCGTCGCGGCCAGCCTGCCGCTGCTGGAGGCGCCCGACGGCACCGTCGAGGAGATCGCGGGTGCGGTGGGGTTCGAGAGCGCCGCAACCTTCCGGCACCACTTCGGGCGCGTCATGCGCACCTCCCCGACGGCGTACCGCCGGTCCTTCGGCCGCGGCGCGGCGTGA
- a CDS encoding SpoIIE family protein phosphatase, whose protein sequence is MTESPPPSASSEPVEPGCTSGLSVLDPPGFHGPAPASGGQPSPGRPEGTDRRPEDGAGPDPAPGTPGTAAPAPAGVQDRLAGRLSDFASLHEHTERLARARGLGATLDAVLASGTALLGADRALLVTVLPGGGPSQPLGLGLDRASLGALETVPADQSLLARLLREHDRPAEVRSHDLAEDPAIGARLRELAGQLGLGGCYGLPLATEEDGPLAAALWFYDAPADPTDRRRDLARRYSEVAAPLLAKQLDAEKVRRTTEALRRGLLPDRLPQPGGLRLAARLVPAGLDRSCGSDWYDAIPLPDGTVGLTVGSVSGDGPGAGPGSAPGAAAAMGRVRAALRAYAVLEGEDPVSVLGDLELLLKTTEPTRSATAVYAWVEPEERRVTLAGAGHCPPVLVTRYGAEFVETSLSAPLGMLSCWEAPGVEFTVERGDTLILYTEGLARRFGQTLHSGQTDLRRAAADAPRDVRTDPERLCAHLLAAAAERDADRRERADRRAAGRDSADPDGGAAPRRSTDRAPATDDLMLLAARFE, encoded by the coding sequence ATGACCGAGTCCCCCCCACCGTCGGCGTCCTCCGAGCCGGTCGAGCCCGGCTGCACCAGCGGGCTCTCCGTCCTCGATCCGCCGGGCTTCCACGGCCCGGCCCCGGCGTCGGGCGGCCAGCCGTCCCCCGGACGACCCGAGGGCACGGACCGCCGCCCCGAGGACGGCGCGGGCCCGGACCCGGCCCCCGGCACACCCGGCACCGCGGCCCCCGCACCGGCCGGCGTGCAGGACCGTTTGGCCGGACGGCTGTCCGATTTCGCCAGCCTGCACGAGCACACCGAGCGGCTCGCCCGGGCCCGCGGCCTCGGCGCCACCCTGGACGCCGTCCTCGCCTCCGGCACCGCGCTGCTCGGCGCCGACCGCGCCCTGCTGGTCACCGTGCTGCCCGGCGGAGGCCCGAGCCAGCCGCTCGGGCTCGGCCTGGACCGCGCCAGCCTGGGCGCGCTGGAGACCGTCCCGGCCGACCAGAGCCTGCTGGCCCGGCTGCTGCGCGAGCACGACCGGCCCGCCGAGGTGCGGTCGCACGACCTCGCCGAGGACCCGGCGATCGGCGCCCGGCTGCGCGAGCTCGCCGGGCAGCTCGGCCTCGGCGGCTGCTACGGCCTGCCCCTCGCCACCGAGGAGGACGGCCCGCTGGCCGCCGCCCTGTGGTTCTACGACGCCCCCGCCGACCCCACCGACCGCCGCCGCGACCTGGCCCGCCGCTACTCCGAGGTCGCCGCGCCGCTGCTCGCCAAGCAACTGGACGCGGAGAAGGTCCGGCGCACCACCGAGGCCCTGCGCCGGGGCCTGCTGCCCGACCGCCTCCCGCAGCCCGGCGGGCTCCGGCTGGCCGCCCGGCTCGTCCCGGCCGGACTCGACCGCTCCTGCGGCAGCGACTGGTACGACGCGATCCCGCTGCCGGACGGCACCGTCGGGCTGACCGTCGGCTCGGTCTCCGGCGACGGCCCCGGGGCCGGCCCCGGTTCCGCCCCCGGCGCGGCCGCCGCGATGGGCCGGGTCCGGGCCGCGCTGCGCGCGTACGCGGTGCTGGAGGGCGAGGACCCGGTGTCCGTCCTGGGCGACCTCGAACTGCTGCTCAAGACCACCGAGCCGACCCGCAGCGCCACCGCCGTCTACGCCTGGGTGGAGCCGGAGGAGCGCCGGGTCACCCTGGCCGGGGCCGGGCACTGCCCGCCGGTACTGGTCACCAGGTACGGCGCCGAGTTCGTCGAGACCTCGCTCTCCGCGCCGCTCGGCATGCTCTCCTGCTGGGAGGCGCCCGGGGTCGAGTTCACCGTCGAGCGCGGGGACACCCTGATCCTCTACACCGAGGGACTGGCCCGCCGCTTCGGCCAGACCCTGCACTCCGGACAGACCGATCTGCGCCGGGCCGCCGCCGACGCCCCCCGGGACGTCCGGACCGACCCCGAACGGCTCTGCGCCCACCTGCTCGCGGCCGCGGCCGAACGGGACGCCGACCGGCGGGAGCGGGCCGACCGCCGCGCGGCGGGCCGTGATTCCGCCGACCCGGACGGCGGGGCCGCCCCCCGGCGCTCCACCGACCGGGCCCCGGCCACCGACGACCTGATGCTGCTCGCCGCCCGCTTCGAGTGA